One Pirellulales bacterium DNA window includes the following coding sequences:
- a CDS encoding PEP-CTERM sorting domain-containing protein, producing MRLTVLRCAWGMSMVLVLASYAKATLVTSVGTFGPSTTVVDFSQFSSPFSFGPGPVQVGGLVGLDIQWASSNSAVQGGAVIGNSVYNIVPNGSWNTGRVGYVGLNAPSGTMTLTLTSPVSEVGALVNYSAGLGPDVTIAALAFDGSILESYDLNTSAPISTPGGVNVGGFRGIERGSADIYGFQVANSAVVLDDFTIGHATPEPSSIVLIGAGLMVIAVARWRGARRGSRAIAMAD from the coding sequence TTGAGATTAACCGTTTTGCGCTGCGCTTGGGGCATGTCGATGGTCCTTGTCTTGGCGAGTTATGCCAAGGCCACGCTGGTCACTTCCGTCGGGACATTCGGTCCCTCGACCACGGTCGTCGACTTCAGTCAATTTTCTTCCCCCTTCTCGTTCGGTCCGGGCCCCGTGCAAGTCGGCGGACTCGTCGGCTTGGACATCCAATGGGCTTCGTCCAATTCCGCGGTGCAAGGGGGCGCCGTGATCGGCAACTCGGTCTACAACATCGTGCCCAACGGCAGTTGGAACACCGGGCGCGTGGGTTACGTCGGGCTCAACGCCCCGAGCGGAACGATGACGCTCACCCTCACTTCGCCCGTCAGCGAAGTCGGCGCGCTTGTGAATTACTCGGCGGGGCTAGGGCCGGACGTCACGATCGCGGCCCTGGCGTTTGATGGCTCGATCCTCGAATCGTACGACCTCAACACGTCGGCACCCATCTCGACTCCCGGAGGAGTCAACGTCGGCGGCTTTCGCGGCATCGAGCGCGGCAGCGCCGATATCTACGGCTTTCAAGTCGCCAATTCGGCGGTCGTTCTTGATGATTTCACGATCGGACACGCAACTCCTGAACCGAGTTCGATTGTTCTCATTGGTGCTGGGCTAATGGTAATTGCTGTCGCCCGTTGGCGCGGCGCGCGGCGGGGCAGCCGCGCTATTGCCATGGCTGACTGA
- a CDS encoding protein kinase has protein sequence MKAHAADAKSIFGRAIEISAATDREAFLNEACGGNAALRAEVEGLVRALENAGDFLNHPAVEVTAAAVAPGSEGQRTIIGPYKLLQEIGEGGMGVVYMADQQFPVRRRVALKIVKPGMDTRQVIARFEAERQALALMDHPNIARVLDAGATEAGRPYFVMELVRGVPITEYCNQAQLSVPDRLELFIKVCSAVQHAHQKGIIHRDLKPSNVLVTSLDGRPVPKVIDFGVAKATNQQLTDKTLFTNFAQMIGTPLYMSPEQAELSAIDVDTRSDIYSLGVLLYELLTGTTPFSRERIREASYDEVRRIICEEEATRPSAFVDTLGQTRTMVAAQRKVEPGRLAQVLRGDLDWIVLKALEKDRTKRYETPNSLARDIQRYLRDEPVDAHSPSTIDRCRKFARRNRVPLVTASFVVLALIGGIIVSTWQAVRATRAERLAEAERSEVEKQRAVAEANFEQAREAVNDYFTSVSESKLLNVPGLQPLRKELLDSALAYYKRFIGEQADDPALQGELAATYIRVGNITDAIGAPGEAVASFDKAIDLYTRLVDREPANVNYQSGLALAYHWRGRVLAGSPDLAGAEAAYRQALSIYERLAREQPDATEYVTKSANVSASLGSLLSSLNRTTESEAALRQALSIYEPQLQASPGTALYEAGVARVYYFLGELLRRVGRLKESEAADLRSVELYEKLARDNPTINEYRAQLANAYNAVYVVQVDLDRLPDAEASFKRSVDIYEALARENPSVPDYRADLGHKYFNLAYLQRLNGQRAEAEASYRHSLEIYEELDREHPGVGLYLVGVGRAHLHLGNLLDEAGDKEEATRNWKLARDYYGAAITAGYTTVEVFYGLGDALAMLGQWQEAVKPFARALEVSGPTWKTLYQLAMVQLAAGDTVGYQTTCADFLNRFGTSDGLPERAAIAMACMAGERALPDLQGALAIAQGLAASDQRNPVFQTLYGSLQYRAGQPAEAIATLSKALPIHGFAELAAPRRLDQIRISRLTAETMLTLAYRDVGDRDAQAKQLESLTKLVAKLDTTTPQHSEGIAKWALPLALHLAHRQLAQLETKTQ, from the coding sequence ATGAAGGCTCATGCTGCCGACGCAAAATCCATTTTCGGCCGGGCGATCGAGATCAGCGCGGCCACCGACCGAGAAGCCTTCCTGAACGAGGCTTGCGGCGGTAACGCCGCGCTGCGTGCGGAGGTCGAAGGGCTGGTGCGCGCCCTGGAAAACGCCGGCGATTTTCTCAACCACCCCGCCGTCGAGGTTACCGCCGCGGCCGTCGCCCCAGGGTCCGAAGGCCAGCGGACCATCATCGGTCCTTACAAGCTTTTGCAAGAGATCGGCGAAGGGGGCATGGGCGTCGTTTACATGGCGGACCAGCAATTCCCCGTCCGCAGACGCGTCGCCCTGAAGATCGTCAAGCCGGGCATGGATACTCGGCAGGTGATCGCCCGCTTCGAGGCCGAGCGACAGGCCTTGGCCCTTATGGACCATCCGAACATCGCCCGCGTCCTGGATGCCGGAGCGACCGAGGCGGGCCGCCCGTACTTTGTCATGGAACTCGTTCGCGGCGTTCCCATTACCGAGTATTGCAATCAAGCGCAGTTGTCCGTGCCCGATCGGCTCGAGCTGTTCATCAAGGTTTGTAGCGCTGTTCAGCACGCGCACCAAAAGGGGATCATTCATCGTGATCTGAAGCCTTCCAACGTGCTGGTGACCTCGCTTGACGGCCGGCCCGTGCCCAAGGTGATCGATTTTGGCGTCGCCAAGGCGACCAATCAGCAGCTCACCGACAAGACGCTCTTTACGAACTTTGCGCAGATGATCGGGACTCCGCTGTACATGAGCCCCGAACAGGCCGAGTTGTCGGCCATCGACGTCGATACGCGCAGCGACATTTATTCCCTGGGCGTGCTGCTGTACGAGCTGCTGACCGGCACGACGCCCTTCAGTCGCGAGCGGATTCGCGAGGCCTCTTACGACGAAGTGCGCCGCATCATTTGCGAAGAGGAAGCCACCAGACCGAGCGCCTTCGTCGACACGCTCGGACAAACCCGCACCATGGTCGCGGCGCAGCGCAAGGTCGAGCCCGGTCGCTTGGCGCAAGTCCTGCGTGGCGATCTCGACTGGATCGTGCTGAAGGCGCTGGAGAAGGACCGCACGAAGCGCTACGAGACCCCCAACAGCCTGGCCCGTGACATCCAGCGCTATCTGCGCGACGAGCCGGTGGATGCTCATTCGCCTTCAACGATCGACCGTTGTCGGAAGTTTGCGCGTCGCAATCGCGTGCCGCTCGTTACAGCGTCGTTCGTCGTCTTGGCACTGATCGGCGGAATCATCGTTAGCACATGGCAAGCGGTCCGCGCGACGCGCGCCGAGCGGCTGGCCGAGGCCGAGCGCAGCGAAGTCGAAAAACAGCGCGCCGTGGCCGAAGCGAATTTCGAGCAAGCTCGTGAAGCGGTAAACGATTACTTCACCTCCGTCAGCGAAAGCAAGTTGCTGAACGTGCCCGGACTGCAACCGCTGCGCAAAGAGCTGCTCGACTCGGCGCTTGCGTACTACAAGCGATTCATCGGCGAGCAGGCAGACGATCCGGCGCTGCAAGGCGAGCTCGCCGCCACGTACATCCGGGTTGGCAATATTACCGACGCGATCGGCGCACCGGGAGAAGCGGTGGCCTCGTTCGACAAGGCCATCGACCTGTACACGCGCCTGGTCGATCGCGAGCCGGCCAATGTCAACTATCAAAGCGGATTAGCGCTGGCTTATCACTGGCGCGGAAGAGTGCTGGCCGGGTCGCCCGATCTGGCCGGCGCCGAGGCAGCGTACCGTCAAGCGCTCTCGATTTACGAACGACTGGCCCGCGAGCAACCCGATGCGACCGAGTACGTGACCAAATCGGCCAACGTCTCGGCCAGCCTTGGGTCATTGCTGTCGTCACTCAATCGGACCACGGAATCCGAGGCCGCGCTGCGCCAGGCACTATCGATCTACGAACCACAGCTGCAAGCGTCGCCGGGCACTGCTCTCTATGAGGCGGGCGTGGCCCGAGTCTATTACTTCCTGGGCGAGCTGCTGCGGCGCGTCGGACGCTTGAAGGAATCCGAAGCGGCCGACCTGCGCAGCGTCGAACTCTATGAAAAACTGGCGCGCGACAACCCGACCATCAATGAGTACCGCGCGCAACTAGCCAACGCTTACAACGCCGTGTATGTCGTGCAAGTCGACCTGGATCGGCTGCCCGACGCCGAGGCCTCCTTCAAGCGGTCGGTGGATATTTACGAGGCGCTGGCACGCGAAAACCCAAGTGTCCCCGACTATCGCGCCGACCTGGGCCACAAGTACTTCAACCTCGCCTATCTGCAACGGCTGAATGGCCAACGCGCCGAGGCCGAAGCCTCCTATCGGCACTCGCTGGAAATCTACGAAGAACTCGATCGCGAGCATCCAGGCGTTGGGCTGTACCTGGTGGGCGTGGGCCGAGCGCACCTGCACCTGGGAAACCTCTTGGACGAAGCCGGCGACAAAGAGGAGGCGACGAGGAACTGGAAACTGGCCAGGGACTATTACGGCGCCGCGATCACGGCCGGATATACGACGGTCGAGGTCTTCTACGGCCTGGGCGATGCGCTGGCCATGCTCGGTCAGTGGCAGGAAGCGGTGAAGCCCTTTGCGCGGGCGCTCGAGGTCAGTGGCCCGACCTGGAAAACGCTTTACCAGCTCGCCATGGTGCAACTGGCTGCCGGCGATACCGTCGGCTACCAGACCACTTGCGCTGACTTCTTGAATCGCTTTGGCACCAGCGACGGCCTGCCCGAACGTGCCGCCATCGCCATGGCTTGCATGGCGGGCGAAAGAGCCTTGCCCGACTTGCAGGGCGCACTGGCCATCGCCCAGGGTCTGGCGGCGTCCGATCAGCGCAATCCGGTGTTCCAAACCCTGTACGGGTCATTGCAATATCGCGCGGGCCAGCCCGCCGAAGCAATCGCGACCTTATCCAAGGCGCTACCGATCCATGGCTTTGCCGAACTCGCCGCGCCGCGCCGGCTCGATCAGATTCGCATTAGCCGACTCACGGCCGAAACGATGCTCACGCTCGCCTACCGCGATGTTGGCGATCGGGATGCGCAAGCCAAACAGCTCGAATCGTTGACCAAGCTCGTGGCAAAGCTCGACACAACGACTCCGCAGCATAGCGAAGGAATCGCCAAGTGGGCCTTGCCCCTGGCCTTGCATCTGGCGCACCGCCAGCTGGCTCAGCTTGAAACGAAAACACAGTGA
- a CDS encoding ECF-type sigma factor, protein MADVTEILSRIERGDPQGAEELLPLVYAELRRLAAHKLAAEKPGQTLDPTALVHEAYLRLVPRGSEAEGQGQWDGRGHFYAAAAEAMRRILVESARRKGRIKHGGEFARIASDDVEPAVTDPDDDVLAVHESLELLDQVDHQAAEVVKLHFFAALTLDEVATLLGISSRTAYRDWAFARAWLARKLGRSRD, encoded by the coding sequence ATGGCCGACGTAACCGAGATTCTTTCCCGGATCGAGCGCGGTGACCCACAAGGGGCGGAAGAACTTTTGCCCCTGGTCTACGCCGAGCTGCGGCGGTTGGCAGCTCACAAGTTGGCGGCCGAAAAGCCCGGCCAGACGCTCGATCCCACGGCGCTTGTCCATGAAGCCTATCTACGGCTCGTTCCCCGCGGCTCCGAAGCCGAGGGGCAGGGGCAGTGGGATGGCCGGGGCCATTTCTATGCCGCCGCGGCGGAAGCTATGCGGCGAATTCTTGTCGAGAGCGCCCGCCGCAAAGGCCGCATTAAGCATGGAGGAGAATTCGCGCGAATCGCTTCCGACGATGTCGAGCCGGCCGTAACAGACCCCGACGACGATGTGTTGGCTGTCCATGAGTCGTTGGAACTGTTGGACCAGGTCGATCATCAGGCAGCCGAGGTTGTAAAACTCCATTTCTTCGCGGCTTTGACGTTGGACGAGGTGGCGACGCTTTTGGGCATCTCCAGCCGGACGGCGTACCGGGATTGGGCTTTCGCCCGCGCCTGGCTTGCCCGCAAGCTCGGCCGGTCCCGGGATTGA